In Corynebacterium ulcerans, one genomic interval encodes:
- the alaS gene encoding alanine--tRNA ligase has protein sequence MQTHEIRERFTNHFVKAGHQAVPSASLILDDPNLLFVNAGMVPFKPYFLGQQNPPFPNGTATSIQKCVRTLDIEEVGITTRHNTFFQMAGNFSFGQYFKEGAITHAWSLLTDPVAEGGFGLDPERLWVTVYLDDDEAADIWNKKIGIPAERIQRLGMADNYWSMGIPGPCGPCSEIYYDRGPAYGKEGGPIADDNRYMEIWNLVFMQNERGEGIGKDNFEILGPLPKKNIDTGLGVERVACILQGVDNVYETDLLRPVIDVAEKLTGASYGEGAPQQDLIRFRVIADHSRTGMMLTLDGVTPGNEGRGYILRRLLRRIIRSAHLLGAKGTTLEQFMNTIMDTMTPSYPEIADNRERILKVALTEEKAFLKTLASGTQLFEEKADEVKTEGKKLLDGASAFKLHDTYGFPIDLTLEMAAEAGLEVDTAGFDSLMAEQRARAKADNRAKKHGHVDLSIYREWVDEHPTEFTGYSELSTESKVIGMIAGGAKVNEVATGDEVEIILEASPLYAEAGGQIGDRGTIVMGDTIVNVNDVQKIGKKLWVHKATVVQGGLSTGDTVSANVDKQWRHSARQAHSATHLIHAALRDVLGPTAVQAGSLNRPGYLRFDFNYTEALTADQLAQIQLITNQAVDVDWAVNTIETSLDEAKAMGAMALFGENYGSTVRVVEIGGPFSMELCGGTHVEHSSQIGPVAILGESSVGSGVRRIEAYSGLDSFQYLAKERALVEGIAASMKAKTDDVPERIASLTQKLKEAEKAVADLRAAQLRNQAATLLAEADEVNGVTVVAHRLTEHVSSNDVRALAIDLKSRLGEKPAVIALIAEDGTGKTPFVVAATKAGVAQGMKANELAKVLGGYIQGNGGGKPDMAQGSARDIAGFESGVAAIKDEIRS, from the coding sequence GTGCAGACCCATGAAATTCGGGAACGCTTCACCAATCACTTTGTTAAAGCTGGCCACCAGGCTGTGCCAAGTGCGTCGCTGATCTTGGATGACCCGAACCTGCTTTTTGTTAACGCCGGTATGGTTCCTTTTAAGCCATACTTCCTTGGCCAACAGAATCCGCCATTCCCTAACGGCACTGCTACGTCGATCCAAAAGTGCGTGCGTACTCTGGATATTGAAGAAGTCGGAATTACCACCCGTCACAACACGTTTTTCCAGATGGCCGGCAACTTTTCTTTCGGTCAGTACTTTAAAGAAGGCGCAATTACCCACGCATGGTCGCTGCTTACAGATCCCGTAGCTGAAGGCGGATTTGGACTTGATCCAGAACGCCTCTGGGTCACCGTTTACCTTGACGATGATGAGGCCGCCGATATCTGGAACAAAAAGATCGGCATTCCCGCAGAACGCATCCAGCGGCTGGGCATGGCAGATAACTACTGGTCAATGGGTATCCCAGGACCTTGCGGTCCGTGCTCTGAGATTTATTATGATCGTGGTCCTGCGTATGGCAAAGAAGGCGGACCAATTGCCGACGACAACCGCTACATGGAGATCTGGAATCTGGTCTTCATGCAGAACGAGCGCGGCGAAGGAATCGGAAAAGATAACTTTGAGATTTTGGGTCCGCTGCCTAAGAAGAACATTGATACCGGCCTGGGCGTTGAGCGAGTCGCCTGTATTCTCCAAGGCGTAGACAACGTCTATGAGACGGATTTACTGCGTCCAGTGATTGATGTAGCGGAGAAGCTTACGGGTGCGTCCTATGGCGAGGGCGCACCGCAACAAGACCTCATCCGATTCCGTGTGATCGCGGATCACTCGCGTACTGGCATGATGCTGACCCTCGATGGCGTCACGCCAGGTAATGAGGGGCGCGGGTATATTTTGCGTCGGCTTTTGCGTCGTATTATTCGTTCCGCTCACCTTCTTGGAGCCAAGGGCACTACCTTAGAACAATTCATGAACACCATCATGGATACGATGACTCCGTCTTATCCTGAGATCGCGGATAACCGTGAGCGTATTCTCAAGGTCGCTCTTACAGAGGAGAAAGCCTTCCTCAAGACCCTTGCCTCCGGAACACAGCTTTTTGAAGAAAAAGCAGACGAGGTGAAAACCGAAGGTAAGAAGCTTCTCGACGGCGCATCTGCCTTCAAGCTGCACGATACTTACGGTTTCCCCATTGACTTGACCCTGGAAATGGCTGCTGAAGCTGGCCTAGAGGTAGATACCGCTGGCTTTGATTCGCTCATGGCTGAGCAGCGTGCGCGCGCTAAGGCTGATAACCGAGCTAAGAAGCACGGACACGTGGACCTGAGCATCTACCGTGAATGGGTAGATGAGCATCCGACCGAGTTCACAGGATATAGCGAGCTCAGCACGGAATCGAAAGTGATCGGTATGATCGCCGGAGGGGCCAAGGTCAATGAGGTCGCCACTGGTGATGAGGTCGAAATTATCTTGGAGGCATCTCCGCTGTACGCCGAAGCCGGTGGTCAGATAGGGGATCGTGGCACCATCGTCATGGGCGACACCATAGTCAACGTCAACGATGTGCAGAAGATTGGTAAGAAACTATGGGTGCACAAGGCAACTGTGGTTCAAGGTGGATTAAGCACCGGGGATACGGTTTCTGCGAACGTCGATAAGCAATGGCGCCATAGCGCGCGTCAAGCGCACTCGGCTACGCACTTGATTCACGCGGCACTGCGTGACGTACTCGGTCCTACTGCTGTTCAGGCAGGTTCTTTGAACCGGCCAGGGTATCTTCGCTTTGACTTCAACTACACTGAGGCCCTTACCGCTGACCAACTCGCGCAGATTCAGTTGATCACTAATCAAGCTGTAGACGTTGACTGGGCCGTGAATACCATTGAAACTTCGCTTGATGAGGCGAAAGCTATGGGCGCCATGGCTCTGTTCGGTGAGAACTACGGCTCTACCGTGCGTGTTGTAGAAATCGGTGGCCCATTCTCCATGGAACTTTGCGGTGGAACTCACGTTGAGCATTCCTCACAGATTGGTCCAGTGGCTATCCTAGGCGAGTCTTCTGTGGGCTCTGGTGTGCGTCGTATCGAGGCGTATTCCGGCCTTGATTCTTTCCAATATTTGGCAAAAGAACGGGCGTTGGTTGAGGGGATCGCTGCCTCGATGAAAGCCAAGACGGATGATGTTCCTGAGCGGATCGCATCTCTTACCCAGAAGCTCAAGGAAGCTGAAAAAGCCGTGGCCGATCTTCGCGCAGCACAATTGCGTAATCAGGCCGCGACACTTCTGGCAGAGGCCGATGAGGTTAACGGAGTAACCGTTGTAGCCCATCGTTTGACAGAACACGTTTCTAGTAACGATGTGCGTGCTTTGGCTATTGATCTGAAGTCACGACTAGGGGAAAAACCAGCTGTGATCGCGTTGATAGCGGAGGACGGCACAGGCAAGACTCCATTTGTGGTTGCCGCAACGAAGGCGGGAGTAGCGCAAGGCATGAAGGCTAATGAGCTGGCCAAGGTGCTCGGTGGCTACATCCAAGGTAATGGTGGCGGTAAACCAGATATGGCTCAAGGATCTGCGCGAGACATCGCGGGCTTTGAATCTGGCGTCGCGGCTATTAAAGATGAAATCCGCAGCTAG
- a CDS encoding replication-associated recombination protein A, whose translation MEDLFSTGNTGDSVKPEVFAAGAHSPLAARMRPRSLDEVVGQQHLLGQGRPLRRLIEGSGEASVILYGPPGTGKTTIASLISSATGHHFVGLSALNSGVKEVRAVIEEARRSLIHGKRTVLFIDEVHRFSKTQQDALLAAVENRTVLLVAATTENPSFSVVSPLLSRSLVLQLQPLDPDAVKEVLQRAIVDPRGLGERIQVTDEALEQLVLLAGGDARRALTYLEAAAEAIPDNEPLTVDAIRENVDRAIVRYDRDGDQHYDVTSAFIKSIRGSDVDAALHYLARMIDAGEDPRFIARRLIIHASEDIGMADPSALQTAVAAGQAVQMIGMPEARITLAQATIHLATAPKSNAVICAVDGALADIKKGKFGPVPAHLRDGHYAGAKQLGNAVGYKYPHDDPRGVVQQRYVPPELDNAVYYQPTEHGAEKRISDYIGRLRRMIRPS comes from the coding sequence ATGGAGGATCTTTTTAGCACCGGGAACACAGGGGACAGTGTTAAACCTGAAGTCTTCGCAGCCGGTGCACATTCTCCTCTCGCTGCGAGAATGCGTCCACGTTCGCTTGATGAGGTCGTGGGGCAACAGCACCTACTGGGACAAGGGCGGCCACTACGGCGCCTCATCGAGGGCTCAGGTGAGGCATCCGTGATTCTGTACGGGCCACCGGGTACCGGCAAGACGACGATCGCGTCGCTTATTAGTTCGGCCACCGGCCATCATTTTGTTGGTCTATCGGCGTTGAATTCCGGTGTAAAGGAAGTGCGTGCTGTCATCGAGGAGGCACGACGCAGCCTTATACATGGCAAGAGGACTGTTCTGTTTATCGACGAGGTACACCGCTTTTCTAAAACACAGCAAGATGCGTTACTTGCTGCAGTGGAAAACAGAACCGTACTTCTTGTCGCTGCCACTACAGAGAATCCTTCTTTTTCTGTCGTTTCTCCACTTCTTTCCCGCTCTTTAGTATTACAACTGCAACCATTAGACCCGGATGCTGTTAAAGAAGTACTCCAACGCGCCATCGTTGATCCCCGCGGGCTAGGAGAGCGAATTCAGGTAACGGATGAAGCTCTTGAACAACTGGTGCTGTTAGCGGGTGGAGACGCACGCAGGGCGCTTACATATCTTGAGGCTGCAGCAGAAGCGATTCCTGATAATGAGCCGCTCACGGTCGACGCTATTCGCGAGAACGTAGACCGCGCTATCGTGCGTTATGACCGCGATGGCGATCAGCATTATGACGTGACCAGTGCCTTTATTAAATCAATTAGAGGCTCAGACGTGGACGCTGCGTTGCATTATTTGGCGCGAATGATCGACGCAGGGGAGGACCCGCGATTTATCGCTAGAAGGCTGATAATTCACGCGAGCGAAGATATTGGTATGGCCGATCCCTCTGCACTGCAAACAGCTGTAGCTGCGGGACAAGCGGTTCAGATGATAGGAATGCCTGAGGCTCGGATAACGTTGGCTCAAGCGACGATTCATTTAGCTACTGCACCGAAGTCCAATGCCGTGATTTGTGCAGTTGACGGCGCTCTCGCTGACATTAAAAAAGGAAAATTCGGACCAGTACCAGCACATTTACGTGATGGACATTATGCGGGGGCAAAGCAGCTGGGAAATGCTGTGGGGTATAAATATCCGCACGATGATCCGCGTGGTGTGGTGCAACAACGTTATGTGCCGCCTGAGCTAGATAATGCAGTGTATTACCAACCTACGGAACACGGGGCAGAAAAGCGGATTTCTGATTACATTGGTCGGCTTCGTCGCATGATTCGGCCCTCGTAG
- a CDS encoding phosphotransferase family protein, whose amino-acid sequence MGRMSKNSKLGVQVVVDHAENKTSVESIVEAAQELLSKRYGGRQELLEIEQLNGSGTAIVLRARVAPSPFLQQRSVVLKYIPPTGRLIDESTLMREVVSYQFTTSLSEEVRPGPVLLAYDVDEHILVISDSGDGDTFADLLDSSNADLRIEILRNLGEAIGKLHVGTASKEQDFDILLHRMLTKYPEITEMHDFRERLLRMYIEVGIKLIEQQGIVVPEVVKEFADNARRRLTSGQHRAFTPFDLSPDNIIVSDKTHFLDYEWAGFRDAAFDVACVVAGFPQFLFARPVMDDEADIFIDSWAQQVAGMWPNVRNLSRLHARILTALVGWAFSSVAMMHMGYDNEAFEDLYQGMVSDGAESMNVDAIVSRLTTSGNTLLHDIFHISDEEDEENAVFDEDREALVLIRRDLYETFEALYRFARRESDSRFPVVADFAGKLVEKLD is encoded by the coding sequence ATGGGCCGAATGAGCAAGAACAGCAAACTTGGAGTCCAAGTGGTCGTTGACCATGCTGAAAACAAAACATCTGTCGAATCTATAGTGGAAGCAGCGCAAGAGCTCCTTTCAAAGCGATATGGCGGACGGCAAGAACTACTAGAAATAGAACAACTAAACGGCTCAGGTACCGCGATTGTGCTAAGAGCTAGGGTTGCGCCGTCGCCGTTTTTGCAGCAGCGTTCGGTAGTCCTTAAATACATTCCCCCAACGGGGCGACTTATCGACGAATCCACGTTAATGCGGGAAGTGGTTTCTTATCAGTTCACGACTTCCTTGAGCGAAGAAGTCCGACCTGGCCCTGTGCTATTGGCGTATGACGTTGACGAACATATCCTGGTCATTTCAGACTCTGGTGATGGCGATACGTTTGCTGACCTACTTGATAGCTCAAACGCAGATTTGCGTATTGAGATCCTCCGTAATCTGGGAGAAGCGATAGGCAAGCTGCATGTGGGAACGGCATCCAAAGAGCAGGATTTTGACATCCTCTTACATCGAATGCTGACCAAATATCCTGAGATCACGGAGATGCACGATTTCCGTGAGCGCTTACTCCGAATGTATATCGAGGTAGGCATCAAGCTCATTGAGCAACAGGGGATCGTTGTCCCAGAAGTGGTAAAGGAATTTGCTGATAATGCCCGGCGTCGTTTGACCTCGGGGCAGCATCGAGCGTTTACTCCTTTTGACTTGTCCCCAGACAACATCATTGTTTCCGATAAGACGCATTTCTTAGACTATGAGTGGGCAGGGTTCCGGGACGCTGCTTTCGACGTTGCATGCGTGGTGGCTGGTTTTCCGCAGTTCCTTTTTGCACGTCCAGTCATGGATGATGAAGCAGACATCTTTATTGATTCTTGGGCGCAACAAGTAGCTGGCATGTGGCCCAACGTTCGGAATCTCTCGCGGCTCCATGCCCGTATTCTTACAGCATTGGTTGGCTGGGCGTTTTCTTCCGTGGCCATGATGCACATGGGATATGACAATGAGGCGTTTGAGGACCTCTACCAGGGCATGGTGTCCGATGGAGCCGAGTCCATGAACGTTGATGCAATAGTTTCGAGACTGACGACTTCGGGTAATACGTTGTTGCACGACATTTTCCATATTTCTGATGAAGAGGACGAGGAAAACGCCGTTTTTGATGAGGACAGAGAAGCTCTGGTCCTCATCAGAAGAGATCTGTATGAAACATTTGAAGCCCTGTACAGGTTTGCACGTCGTGAGTCAGATTCACGATTCCCCGTCGTAGCGGATTTTGCAGGTAAGCTTGTAGAAAAGCTCGATTAA
- the aspS gene encoding aspartate--tRNA ligase, with the protein MLRTHLAGDLRKDTAGQTVTLTGWVSRRRDHGGVIFIDLRDSSGLVQVVFRENDVAEKAHHLRSEFCVKVTGVVEARPEGSENPNLASGEIEVNVSDLEILNEAAALPFQIDDASQSGGEVGEEARLKYRYLDLRRPTQGGALRLRSKANQAARRVLDTHDFVEIETPTLTRSTPEGARDFLVPARLKPGSWYALPQSPQLFKQLLMVAGMERYYQIARCYRDEDFRADRQPEFTQLDIEMSFVDQDDVIALAEEIVTELWKLIGYNIPTPIPRMTYADAMRLYGSDKPDLRFDIKIVECTDYFKDTTFRVFQNEYVGAVVMEGGASQPRRQLDAWQEWAKQRGAKGLAYILVGEDGELSGPVAKNITEAERAGIAEHVGAKPGDCIFFAAGDTKSSRALLGAARGEIARKLDLIKDGDWAFTWVVDAPLFESAADATASGDVALGNSKWTAVHHAFTSPKPEWMDSFDENPGEATAYAYDIVCNGNEIGGGSIRIHRRDVQERVFKVMGITEEEAREKFGFLLDAFAFGAPPHGGIAFGWDRIVSLLGGFDSIRDVIAFPKSGGGVDPLTDAPAPIPLEQRRETGVDFKPKKKSAE; encoded by the coding sequence GTGTTGCGCACTCATCTCGCGGGTGATCTCCGTAAGGATACCGCTGGGCAGACTGTTACCCTCACTGGTTGGGTTTCTCGCCGTCGTGATCACGGTGGCGTTATCTTCATCGACCTAAGGGACTCTTCTGGTCTTGTGCAGGTGGTCTTCCGTGAGAACGACGTGGCCGAGAAGGCTCACCATTTACGCAGTGAGTTCTGTGTCAAGGTTACCGGTGTGGTGGAAGCCCGCCCCGAAGGATCTGAGAACCCTAACCTAGCGTCGGGTGAGATCGAGGTTAACGTTAGTGATCTTGAGATCTTGAACGAAGCAGCAGCACTGCCGTTCCAAATCGACGATGCATCCCAAAGCGGCGGAGAAGTGGGAGAGGAAGCGCGACTGAAGTATCGTTACCTCGACCTCCGCCGTCCTACACAGGGTGGGGCGCTACGTTTGCGTTCTAAAGCTAACCAGGCAGCACGCCGAGTACTCGATACCCATGACTTTGTGGAGATCGAGACTCCTACGCTGACTCGCTCTACCCCTGAAGGTGCACGAGACTTCCTGGTACCTGCTCGTTTGAAGCCGGGCTCATGGTACGCGCTTCCTCAATCCCCACAGCTTTTTAAGCAGCTGCTCATGGTCGCAGGCATGGAGCGCTATTACCAGATTGCGCGCTGTTACCGAGACGAGGACTTCCGTGCTGACCGTCAGCCGGAGTTCACCCAGCTTGACATCGAGATGAGCTTTGTCGACCAAGATGATGTCATTGCTCTTGCAGAAGAAATTGTTACCGAGCTCTGGAAGCTCATCGGTTACAACATTCCTACCCCGATTCCGCGCATGACCTATGCCGACGCTATGCGTCTTTATGGTTCTGATAAACCAGATCTGCGCTTTGACATCAAGATCGTAGAGTGCACCGATTACTTCAAGGACACCACTTTCCGCGTTTTCCAAAACGAATACGTGGGCGCTGTGGTCATGGAAGGCGGAGCGTCGCAGCCACGTCGTCAGCTCGATGCATGGCAAGAGTGGGCTAAGCAGCGTGGAGCAAAGGGCCTTGCATACATTTTGGTAGGAGAAGACGGGGAACTGTCTGGCCCGGTAGCCAAGAACATCACTGAGGCAGAACGCGCCGGAATTGCTGAGCATGTTGGGGCAAAGCCAGGCGACTGCATTTTCTTTGCGGCTGGTGATACAAAGAGCTCTCGCGCCCTGCTCGGTGCAGCCCGTGGTGAGATCGCCCGTAAGCTGGACCTTATCAAGGATGGCGATTGGGCCTTTACCTGGGTTGTCGACGCACCCTTGTTCGAGTCTGCTGCGGACGCTACCGCTTCTGGTGACGTAGCTCTAGGCAATTCCAAGTGGACAGCTGTGCACCATGCCTTTACTTCTCCAAAGCCGGAATGGATGGATTCCTTCGACGAAAACCCAGGGGAGGCTACGGCCTACGCTTACGATATCGTGTGTAACGGCAACGAGATCGGCGGCGGTTCGATTCGTATCCACCGGCGTGATGTGCAAGAACGCGTATTCAAGGTCATGGGTATTACGGAAGAAGAAGCTCGTGAGAAGTTTGGCTTCTTGCTTGATGCCTTCGCTTTCGGTGCGCCGCCACACGGTGGAATCGCCTTTGGTTGGGATCGCATTGTCTCCCTGTTGGGCGGCTTTGATTCTATTCGTGACGTCATTGCGTTCCCCAAGTCCGGCGGCGGAGTTGATCCACTAACTGATGCTCCTGCACCGATTCCGCTGGAACAGCGTCGTGAAACAGGAGTAGATTTCAAACCTAAGAAGAAGTCTGCGGAATAG
- a CDS encoding neutral zinc metallopeptidase, which produces MTFRGGIEKPENLARSGGNGGKIAAGGGIGTLLLVGIFLLMGGNPSDLGQFLGDTNQPQTSQSSGTLEHCKTTDDANQHADCRVEFTGISVNQMWAEQLPAQAGLAFKKPQLVVFNNATNTGCGAASAATGPFYCPSDQTAYFDVSFFDQLSKYGGKNTPFAQEYIVAHEIGHHIQNIEGTLGLSNYNDPGPNSNAVKIELQADCYAGVWGHYADKGENAFLEPITEAQVNDAINAARAVGDDNIQERATGRVNKESFTHGSSQQRQEAFLAGYRSGKMSSCDFLQRNVYK; this is translated from the coding sequence ATGACTTTCCGTGGCGGTATAGAAAAGCCTGAAAACCTTGCGCGTTCCGGCGGTAATGGTGGAAAAATCGCGGCCGGCGGCGGCATCGGAACTCTCCTCCTCGTGGGCATCTTTTTGCTCATGGGTGGAAATCCCTCTGACCTGGGTCAGTTTTTGGGCGACACAAACCAGCCACAAACCTCTCAAAGCTCTGGCACATTGGAGCACTGTAAAACGACTGATGACGCGAATCAGCACGCAGATTGCCGTGTAGAGTTCACCGGCATTTCCGTCAACCAAATGTGGGCGGAACAACTCCCGGCTCAAGCCGGCTTAGCCTTTAAAAAACCTCAACTAGTTGTGTTTAACAACGCCACCAACACGGGGTGTGGCGCTGCCTCCGCCGCTACAGGTCCTTTTTATTGCCCTAGTGATCAGACTGCTTATTTTGACGTGAGTTTCTTCGATCAACTGTCCAAATATGGCGGTAAAAACACTCCGTTTGCACAGGAATACATCGTTGCCCACGAGATCGGCCACCACATCCAAAACATCGAGGGCACGCTGGGCCTATCCAATTACAACGATCCCGGCCCCAATTCTAATGCAGTGAAAATCGAGCTTCAGGCAGACTGTTACGCAGGGGTCTGGGGACATTACGCAGATAAAGGCGAGAACGCTTTCTTGGAGCCAATCACCGAAGCGCAGGTTAACGACGCTATCAACGCGGCACGTGCGGTGGGAGACGATAATATCCAAGAGCGCGCTACCGGACGCGTCAACAAAGAATCCTTTACACACGGCTCTTCGCAACAGCGCCAAGAGGCGTTCCTTGCAGGGTATCGCTCAGGGAAGATGAGCTCCTGCGATTTCCTCCAGCGCAACGTCTACAAATAA
- a CDS encoding DEAD/DEAH box helicase, which produces MDRSHLAALRGRAQQLISLKDRAVAVASYVSGDLPTARAVHMGIEAGSVRLIDTSTITWPYGLYLHAEFAEDKDTILATVQSYTALINPLVPLLDKSANAASGRLFSFFTSTNIAAAQQAAAELERLLSNPAIDSATLSITHILSRADEANHAQHLGVHLTPGIHGTPERYLAAARGSLAQALGIGEGMDTATFDSLDRNYVIPARKLVTHIENDPNSVPNLRIHAEHIARTITSRQASELVRGLPLDALKEVTNERLRFTGLESVGVFSVLDVLSTPETTLTQVSGIGAATAKRIKGAAQTLHSEAMAAPLTNLGDTRTPELVQLLQILARFEQADNLSEEQRNRRDRLIGYFRGTPHDIALIGAPFLVARATNPTGLIDPSSPQISTNADYEQFIEDISWANAAPQTFATPPVTDPGEAVWEDYQTRPAHYQTLWSALRQVESNESGQSALPEETIAKIRALRLDQSLLTELYLRGYQSFGAKFALVQKKVILGDEMGLGKTVQAIAAAAHIVAQADTAEDARILVVVPASLIVNWRREFGKFSTIPVHVAHGELKESALSTWTAKGGVLIVTYEGARSLPIPAPTIAIIDEAHFIKNPAAQRSQAVKALIEKSEYALLMTGTPLENRLSEFRQLVTYIQPDLLTHKDNLRPQQFKNAIAPAYLRRNQTDVLDELPTKIETDEWIDLTEQDLAEYKHAVAEGNWMSARRAAMVAQRPLCAKVERIIELADEAATEGKNILIFSYFRDVLDRLHLEFGQRSVGIINGDVAPIKRQELVDALGTNGQDVLLAQIGAGGVGLNIQKASVVMLTEVQVKPALEDQAIARAHRMGQTKPVSVYRLLGDETIDERLLEINAQKRKLFDEYAREAASADIHDAVDVSEAQLAKDILAAERVRLGLDSAEPLETADIAEKVADSE; this is translated from the coding sequence ATGGATCGTAGTCACCTCGCCGCTCTTCGAGGCCGCGCGCAACAGCTCATCTCACTCAAAGATCGAGCCGTTGCCGTGGCCTCATATGTTTCTGGAGACCTCCCCACAGCTCGAGCCGTACACATGGGGATTGAAGCCGGATCGGTGCGATTAATTGACACGTCCACTATCACGTGGCCATACGGGCTCTACTTACACGCAGAGTTTGCAGAGGACAAAGACACGATACTGGCCACGGTGCAGAGCTATACCGCACTCATTAACCCGCTGGTCCCTTTACTAGATAAGTCCGCAAACGCCGCAAGCGGCCGACTTTTCAGCTTTTTTACTTCCACTAACATCGCTGCCGCGCAACAAGCAGCAGCCGAGCTTGAACGTCTCCTATCCAACCCCGCCATTGATAGCGCCACGCTAAGCATTACGCATATTCTTTCGCGTGCCGACGAAGCCAACCACGCCCAACACTTAGGCGTGCACCTCACGCCAGGTATCCACGGCACGCCAGAACGCTACCTTGCCGCTGCCCGTGGTTCCCTGGCTCAGGCGCTTGGGATAGGCGAGGGGATGGATACCGCGACTTTCGATTCTCTCGACCGCAACTATGTGATTCCTGCCAGGAAACTAGTAACCCACATTGAAAATGACCCCAATTCTGTGCCTAATCTGCGCATCCATGCAGAGCACATCGCACGAACAATCACATCGCGTCAAGCCTCCGAACTTGTACGCGGTCTACCGCTGGATGCACTGAAAGAAGTAACCAACGAGCGCCTAAGATTTACCGGACTGGAGAGCGTAGGAGTTTTTAGTGTGCTTGACGTGCTCTCAACCCCAGAGACCACGCTCACCCAAGTATCCGGAATCGGAGCCGCCACAGCCAAAAGGATCAAAGGCGCTGCCCAGACGCTTCACTCTGAAGCTATGGCAGCACCACTGACAAACCTCGGAGACACCCGTACCCCCGAACTAGTGCAGCTGCTACAAATACTGGCTCGCTTTGAGCAAGCCGACAACCTGTCGGAAGAACAACGCAACAGAAGAGACCGACTCATCGGATACTTCCGTGGCACGCCACACGACATCGCACTTATCGGCGCCCCCTTCCTCGTGGCTCGTGCGACAAACCCCACCGGACTTATCGATCCTTCCTCGCCGCAGATCAGCACTAACGCAGATTATGAGCAGTTCATCGAAGACATCTCGTGGGCTAACGCAGCACCCCAAACATTTGCCACACCTCCCGTAACAGACCCTGGGGAAGCCGTGTGGGAGGACTATCAGACGCGCCCGGCACACTATCAAACCCTATGGTCTGCTTTACGACAGGTAGAAAGCAATGAATCAGGACAATCCGCTCTACCAGAAGAGACAATCGCCAAGATACGAGCTCTTCGCCTCGATCAATCCCTGCTCACAGAGCTCTACCTTCGCGGATACCAAAGCTTTGGCGCCAAATTTGCCCTAGTTCAAAAGAAAGTCATCCTTGGCGATGAAATGGGCCTAGGAAAAACAGTCCAAGCTATCGCTGCCGCAGCACATATCGTCGCACAAGCCGACACCGCAGAAGACGCACGAATACTCGTTGTAGTTCCAGCGTCCCTCATCGTTAACTGGCGCCGAGAATTCGGCAAATTCTCAACAATCCCTGTCCACGTGGCCCACGGAGAGCTCAAAGAATCAGCCCTTTCTACCTGGACCGCCAAAGGCGGGGTGCTGATCGTCACCTATGAAGGCGCGCGATCCCTGCCAATTCCCGCACCAACGATAGCCATCATTGATGAGGCACACTTCATCAAAAATCCCGCCGCCCAGCGATCACAAGCCGTCAAAGCACTCATCGAAAAATCCGAATATGCACTGCTTATGACAGGCACTCCACTAGAAAATCGACTGAGCGAATTCCGCCAACTAGTCACTTACATACAACCAGACCTACTGACTCACAAAGACAACCTCCGCCCACAACAATTTAAAAACGCAATCGCACCAGCTTATCTCCGTAGAAACCAAACAGATGTCCTCGATGAGCTCCCCACAAAAATCGAGACAGATGAGTGGATCGATCTCACAGAACAGGACCTCGCGGAATATAAACATGCCGTGGCAGAAGGCAATTGGATGTCCGCGCGCCGGGCTGCGATGGTTGCGCAGCGTCCGCTGTGCGCAAAAGTTGAACGAATCATCGAACTAGCTGACGAGGCCGCTACTGAGGGGAAGAACATCCTTATTTTCAGTTACTTCCGAGACGTCCTTGATCGCCTACACCTTGAGTTTGGACAGCGAAGTGTCGGAATCATCAACGGCGATGTTGCCCCGATTAAAAGGCAAGAGCTTGTGGACGCGCTTGGAACCAACGGACAAGACGTTTTGTTGGCTCAGATAGGCGCCGGAGGCGTAGGACTTAATATCCAAAAGGCTAGCGTGGTCATGCTCACCGAGGTGCAGGTGAAGCCTGCGTTAGAAGATCAAGCTATTGCCAGAGCACATCGCATGGGACAGACAAAACCAGTAAGCGTGTATAGGCTGCTCGGAGACGAGACCATCGACGAACGACTACTGGAGATCAACGCTCAGAAACGTAAGCTTTTCGACGAATACGCGCGCGAAGCAGCATCGGCAGACATACACGACGCGGTCGATGTGTCTGAAGCTCAGCTGGCTAAAGATATTTTAGCTGCCGAGCGCGTGCGGCTTGGACTGGATTCTGCTGAGCCTCTTGAGACCGCAGATATTGCAGAAAAAGTGGCAGATTCGGAATAG